From a single Mobula birostris isolate sMobBir1 chromosome 13, sMobBir1.hap1, whole genome shotgun sequence genomic region:
- the LOC140207506 gene encoding uncharacterized protein has product MAHQQVHTGKRPFTCSDCGKGFTRSSDLMAHQPVHTGEWPFTCLDCGKGFTQPSHLMVHQRVHTGERPFTCSDCGKGFTQSSHLMVHQRVHTGERPFTCSDCGKGFTQSSHLIVHQRVHTAEWPFTCSDCGKGFTRSSELNVHQRVHTGERPFTCSDCGKGFTQSSHLKVHQRVHTGDRPFTCSVCGKGFTSSSTVKVHQRVHTGERPFTCSECGKGFTQLGHLQAHWSVHTGERPFTCSDCGKGFTQLSTLMTHREVHTRKRPFTCSVCGKGFTLSNQLLRHQFVHTGQWPFTCSDCGKGFTQSSELKVHQRVHTGERPFTCSECGKGFTRSSHLQTHQSFHTGERPFTCSDCGKGFTQSSELQRHQRVHTGERPFTCSVCGKGFTQSSHLQRHQQVHTR; this is encoded by the coding sequence atggctcaccagcaagttcacactgggaagcggccgttcacctgctcagactgtgggaagggattcactcggtcatctgacctaatggctcaccagccagttcacactggggaatggccgttcacctgcttggactgtgggaagggattcactcagccATCTCATCTGatggtacatcagagagttcacactggggagaggccgttcacctgctcagactgtgggaagggattcactcagtcatctcatctgatggtacatcagcgagttcacactggggagaggccgtttacctgctcagactgtgggaagggattcactcagtcatctcatctgatcgtacatcagcgagttcacactgcggaatggccgttcacctgctcagactgtgggaagggattcactcggtcatctgaactgaacgtacatcagagagttcatactggagagaggccgttcacctgctcagactgtgggaagggattcactcagtcatcacatctgaaagtacatcagcgagttcacactggggacaggccgttcacctgctcagtgtgtgggaagggattcacttcatcatctacagtgaaggtacatcagcgagttcacactggagagaggccgttcacctgttcagagtgtgggaaaggattcactcagttaggccacctacaagcacactggtcagttcacactggagagaggccgttcacctgctcagactgcgggaagggattcactcagttatccaccCTGATGACCCACCGGGAAGTTCACACCAGGAagaggccatttacctgctcagtctgtgggaagggattcactttgtcaaatcagttactgagacaccagttcGTTCACACTGGacagtggccattcacctgctcagactgtgggaagggattcactcagtcatctgaactgaaggtacatcagcgagttcacactggggagaggccgttcacctgctcagagtgtgggaaaggattcactcgctCATCCCACCTACAAACACATCAGTCATTTCACacaggggagcggccgttcacctgctcagactgtgggaaaggattcactcagtcatcagagctacagagacatcagcgagttcacactggggaaagaccgttcacctgctcagtgtgtgggaaaggattcactcagtcatcccacctacagagacaccagcaagttcacactaggtag